The following are encoded together in the Weissella soli genome:
- the atpE gene encoding F0F1 ATP synthase subunit C, which yields MATIGAGIAAAGAAIGAGIGNGHVIASMIEGTARQPELEGKLRTNMFIGVGLVEAVPILSFVISLLLISK from the coding sequence ATCGCTACTATTGGTGCAGGTATCGCTGCTGCAGGTGCCGCTATTGGTGCCGGAATTGGTAACGGCCACGTTATCGCTTCAATGATTGAAGGTACTGCTCGCCAACCTGAATTGGAAGGCAAGTTGCGTACTAACATGTTCATTGGTGTTGGTTTGGTCGAAGCCGTTCCAATTTTGTCATTCGTTATTTCATTGTTGTTGATCAGTAAGTAA
- the atpF gene encoding F0F1 ATP synthase subunit B, whose amino-acid sequence MLNEFLLVGASGGNQLALGNMLFVLLSFLVLLLLLKKVAWKPVTKMMQDRADKITRDLDSAEDAKVTAEKLAAERQAQLQSARGEATTIISDAKEAGAKQRDQIVTEANATAQALKERATVSIEQERTEAMNGVKNDVAEMSVMIAQKIIQKELKLEDQKALIDAYIEGLGEK is encoded by the coding sequence ATGTTGAACGAATTTTTGCTAGTTGGTGCTAGCGGAGGAAATCAGTTGGCTTTGGGTAACATGCTCTTTGTACTGCTTTCATTCTTAGTACTTCTTCTATTATTGAAGAAAGTTGCTTGGAAGCCAGTTACAAAGATGATGCAAGACCGTGCTGATAAAATTACCCGTGACTTAGATTCTGCTGAAGATGCTAAGGTAACCGCTGAAAAGCTGGCTGCTGAGCGTCAAGCACAGTTGCAATCTGCACGGGGTGAAGCAACAACTATCATTAGTGATGCCAAGGAGGCTGGTGCTAAGCAACGTGATCAAATCGTTACCGAAGCCAATGCCACCGCACAAGCATTGAAGGAACGCGCGACTGTTTCTATTGAACAAGAGCGTACCGAAGCAATGAATGGTGTTAAAAATGATGTTGCTGAAATGTCAGTGATGATCGCGCAAAAGATTATTCAAAAAGAACTGAAGCTTGAAGATCAAAAGGCATTGATTGATGCCTATATCGAGGGGTTAGGAGAGAAGTAA
- the atpH gene encoding ATP synthase F1 subunit delta, with product MAVDVATIAKRYAVALFELSHDQNSDTETLAELAEIRKVILENPDLVKAIESAGMADSTKKELVEVIIKDASQLVTNLVKMTYDYRRFAILPAIINAYESLVDDAEGRLVADVTTAVALDDDQASRLSASIAQRFGVKTVEIKQTVDESLIGGVIVHADNQIVDGSLATKLSAIRSSIISG from the coding sequence ATGGCAGTAGACGTTGCAACGATTGCTAAGCGTTATGCTGTTGCTTTGTTTGAACTATCTCATGACCAAAATAGTGACACTGAGACTCTCGCTGAATTAGCTGAGATTCGTAAAGTGATCCTAGAAAATCCTGATTTGGTTAAGGCGATTGAGTCAGCTGGTATGGCTGATTCGACCAAGAAGGAGTTGGTTGAAGTCATTATTAAAGATGCTTCTCAATTGGTTACAAACTTGGTCAAGATGACGTATGATTATCGTCGTTTTGCCATCTTGCCAGCTATTATCAATGCCTATGAATCATTAGTTGATGATGCGGAGGGCCGTTTAGTAGCAGATGTTACGACGGCTGTCGCATTGGATGATGATCAAGCATCACGTTTGTCTGCTTCAATTGCGCAACGGTTTGGCGTTAAAACAGTTGAAATTAAGCAAACGGTTGATGAATCATTGATTGGTGGCGTGATTGTTCATGCCGACAACCAAATTGTGGATGGGTCATTAGCTACCAAGTTGTCAGCTATTCGCTCAAGCATCATCAGTGGCTAA